From one Bombyx mori chromosome 5, ASM3026992v2 genomic stretch:
- the LOC101743040 gene encoding F-box/LRR-repeat protein 14, with translation MELPYEILVYLLRFLPKSDRKSASETCRSWYIAANDQHFLKNKVVIFYKSVINDENSSPIQIFENSFTSYHNFFFNEVELSSKLNDFWIKIGENIKCLSLTSCDVNEKVFVHILQNCTNLKELHIKSCKELFMSGRLLEGKTEGLLVTKLEHLKCLSLSGNQYLTDALFNRFISASPGLEELNLSGCSLQFHLGLVKKFYPNGTDIFQNPSESVLTFHFIHQMIISRADKIKRLLFSNTLIDGAALKTLSEIKNLQLESLEVHACDQLTNTGILSLTSHQIFLKELDIGLCTRVTDQSLVYICKNLVNLENLNIQRCRAVTDLGIAELGKLIKLKSLNISQCELLTKDGLCKGICAEVNVVLEDLDIHSLNLDQTGLIMISEKLPNLRALDLSYCFNAVTDTSIQVIFKNQAFLKVLKISHCDKVSDAGLTGMGKIETETNDDGPIESNYNTEPTLPRIYLGSRAEEEIVRDAKRKRDVMRMCEKISTNSYTGYSLARLKGLRDLDLSGCNRITDVSLTYAFNFKELINLNISRCQQITHQGVEHLVKNCQSIEYINLNDCYNLNDHAVKEIVQQLKRLKQLELRGCNQLTDKTLEYVRSYCEKLKFLDVQGCRNMSPELACSIGSLPTLHTVLMTKPGPYVTDDVKQRSPAPAFLPALMRKLRLH, from the exons CTATGAG ATTTTAGTGTATTTATTAAGATTTCTCCCAAAATCTGATCGAAAATCAGCGAGTGAAACATGTCGTTCGTGGTATATAGCAGCAAATGatcaacattttctgaaaaacaaagtagttatattttataaatcagtAATTAATGATGAAAACTCATCACCAATccaaatatttgaaaattctttTACATCATACCAtaacttttttttcaacgaagtCGAATTATCAAGCAAGTTAAATGATTTTTGGATCAAAATAGGAGAAAACATAAAATGTTTATCTCTGACAAGCTGTGATGTAAATGAAAAGGTATTTGttcatattttacaaaattgtaCTAATTTAAAAGAGCTGCACATTAAGAGTTGCAAAGAACTATTTATGTCTGGTCGATTGCTTGAAGGAAAAACAGAAGGTCTTTTAGTTACTAAACTTGAACATTTGAAATGTCTCAGCTTATCTGGAAATCAGTACTTAACTGATGCTTtatttaatagatttatatCAGCATCTCCTGGATTAGAGGAACTTAATCTATCTGGATGTTCTCTACAATTTCATCTAGGTCTTGTCAAAAAGTTCTATCCAAATGGAACAGACATTTTTCAGAATCCATCAGAGAGTGTTTTaacttttcattttattcatcAAATGATAATCTCCAGAGctgacaaaataaaacgactGTTGTTTTCTAATACACTAATTGATGGTGCTGCTCTTAAAACTTTATCAGAGataaaaaatcttcaattaGAATCACTGGAAGTGCATGCTTGTGATCAACTCACTAATACAGGCATTTTATCACTTACAAGCCACCAGATCTTCTTAAAGGAACTTGATATTGGACTGTGTACTAGAGTTACAGATCAGTCCcttgtatatatttgtaaaaatctAGTCAACTTAGAAAACCTCAATATTCAAAGATGTCGAGCTGTGACTGATTTAGGTATTGCAGAGTtgggtaaattaattaaattaaaatcattaaacaTCTCTCAGTGCGAACTGTTGACTAAGGATGGATTATGTAAAGGTATATGTGCTGAAGTAAATGTGGTATTAGAAGATTTAGATATACATTCTCTAAATTTAGATCAAACAGGCCTCATAATGATCTCTGAAAAATTACCAAACTTACGTGCATTAGACTTGAGTTATTGTTTTAATGCAGTTACTGATACATCAATCCAAGTAATATTTAAGAATCAAGCAtttcttaaagtattaaaaattagCCACTGTGATAAAGTCTCTGATGCTGGTTTAACTGGTATGGGGAAAATAGAAACTGAAACAAATGATGATGGACCGATAGAATCCAATTATAATACAGAACCAACATTACCAAGGATATATTTAGGATCCAGAGCCGAAGAAGAGATTGTTCGTGATGCCAAACGCAAGCGTGATGTAATGCGTATGTGTGAGAAGATATCAACAAATTCCTATACGGGCTATTCACTTGCAAGGCTCAAGGGTCTGCGTGATTTGGATTTGAGTGGATGCAACAGAATTACAGATGTTAGCCTTACTTATgcctttaattttaaagaaCTTATCAATTTGAACATTAGCAGATGTCAACAAATAACACACCAAGGTGTTGAGCATTTAGTTAAGAATTGTCAGAGTATTGAATATATCAATCTCAATGACTGCTATAACTTAAATGATCATGCTGTCAAAGAAATTGTTCAACAATTGAAAAGGTTAAAACAACTGGAATTAAGG GGATGCAATCAATTAACAGACAAGACACTGGAATATGTCCGATCTTATTGcgagaaattaaaatttttggatGTACAAGGCTGCAGGAATATGTCACCAGAACTTGCTTGCTCTATTGGAAGTTTACCTACCCTCCACACTGTGTTGATGACCAAACCTGGACCATATGTAACAGATGATGTAAAGCAACGTTCGCCTGCACCAGCATTCCTTCCTGCCTTAATGAGAAAACTTCGTTTACACTAA